Proteins found in one Triticum aestivum cultivar Chinese Spring chromosome 4D, IWGSC CS RefSeq v2.1, whole genome shotgun sequence genomic segment:
- the LOC123099245 gene encoding PE-PGRS family protein PE_PGRS26-like gives MRGGSSRNQESPGGIGGDGDGDHQAGETGLGESGGDLRAGGIGGVHTIVGSRGRCAGDRPGGSGGPRRSGSGSAPPSAGMHGSDRPGGSGGPGRSGSGSAPPSAGMHGSDRPGGSGGPGRSGSGSAPPSAGMHGSDRDVQRHLPWTDGRTHAGCRSDRGR, from the exons ATGCGGGGTGGGAGCTCAAGAAACCAAGAATCTCCGGGAGGAATTggtggcgatggcgatggcgaccACCAAGCAGGAGAGACCGGTCTAGGGGAGAGCGGAGGCGATCTCCGAGCGGGAGGGATCGGCGGCGTCCACACTATCGTTG GTTCACGTGGGCGCTGCGCCGGCGACCGCCCAGGAGGGAGCGGTGGCCCAAGACGGAGCGGCAGCGGCAGCGCTCCGCCTTCTGCCGGGATGCACGGGAGCGACCGCCCAGGAGGGAGCGGTGGCCCAGGACGGAGCGGCAGCGGCAGCGCTCCACCTTCTGCCGGGATGCACGGGAGCGACCGCCCAGGAGGGAGCGGTGGCCCAGGACGGAGCGGCAGCGGCAGCGCTCCACCTTCTGCCGGGATGCACGGGAGCGATCGGGATGTCCAGCGGCATCTGCCGTGGACGGACGGCCGCACCCACGCCGGATGTCGTTCTGATCGAG GACGATGA